In Geotoga petraea, the genomic stretch TGATAATTGTAAGTGCTTTTTTTAATTATATATATATAAGAAAACAAAATTTATTATACCCAATAATAGTTCATCTTTTATATAATATTTTCGGATTATTTGTGGTAGCTTTAAGTATCTTAAATTAGTAAAGGAGTATTTATGGATAAAAAAATATTTTTGTTTTTAATTGTATTATTTTTGGTCATACAAAAAATAATATCTGTAATTGTACCATATAATTTGTTTATGTATGTTTTAATAGGAGCTTTTTTTTATTTTTTATATAAAAGCAAAAAATACCTAAAAATGATTTCATTTTCTTGGGTAGAAAAAAACAGAATATTTAAGTTTGTATTTGAAGTTATTTTATACACTGTTATTTTATATTTAATTATTTTTGTTTATCAGTGGTTATTGAGTTTAAACGATAATTTATTTTATTTTTTTAACTTCAACTGGGATATTATAAACAATATTTCGACTTTGAACCTTCAAAAAATAGAAATGCAAATATTTGATAAAACCAATATTATTATAAAAAATATAGATATTATTTTGTCTATAATTTATATCCCAATAGCTATTATATATGAAGAAATATTATTTAGAGGGGTAATATACGGTTTTTTAAAAAAATATTTGAAATTTAATACATTAATATCTATATTTATAACTTCTATACTATTTTCGTTTATGCATTCTAATAGTATTAATATTATAGATTTTTTGAATATTTTCATCTTGGGTATGTTTCTTAACTATATATATATAAAAAAAGAAAATATTTTATATCCAATAATGATTCATTTTGTATATAATTCATTAATATTGATCTTTTTATATATTTAGCTTATTTATTTTTATTTTCAAATTATTATTAAAAAAAGAAGAAATATATTGGGGGGGTTAGATGAATAAACTAACAAGAATTACTATTTTTATTGCAAGTTATTTATTGATTAATTATTTATTTTCAGAAAATTTTATAGATAATAACTTTTTGTTGTCTATGATTTTGATTATAACTATTAATCTTTCTTATATTTTTTTATTAAAGAAATTTTATATAGAAAAGTATAATGTTTATTTGGATTATACGGGATATGGTAGTGTGTAGAAATCTTTTTTTCATGGATTTATAATTTTCGTTATTTTTGACATTACCTCATCACTTTTATTTATGCTATTTAAATATGAATCTGTATTGAATTTAGAAACCTACAATACTCAAATTAATTTAGTTTTAGATTTTATATTGAGTATTTTAATTATTTTCATTCAATTAATATTTCTGGAATTATTGTCAAGATCAGTAATTTTTGAAGAATTAAAAAATAAAGGGGTTAAAGTAATAACATCAGCTATTTTAGTTTCTTTAATATATATGACATTTTTTATCATGCCTTCATCTCCAGTATTCATTATAAGTACATTTTTTGTGTCACTTGTGGCAACATATTGTTATTCAGAAAAAGGTTTGGTTAGCTCTATAACTTTTACATTTTTAACTCTGATATTTTCATTACCTTTATAATAAAAAGTAAAAAAAGGCGAAAGCCTTTTTGGCATTTAGCAGGAGGAAGAATATGGACATAAAAAAGAACGGATTTGAGATATTGTTATACACATTGTCAGTATTGCTTATGGTTTTTGTATCGAACTTGTATGTTTTAATACCAGCTTTGCTTATAGTTATTATTTCTTATTTTATAAAAAACAAAAGTTTCAAAAAAATTATGAGTTTCAACAGCAAAAGATGGGGTAAAAGGTTTTTAATAGGTCTTATTCTTCTTGTAGTTACGATAGGATATTTTTTTGTTCAAACAGATAATGTGTCTGAAATAAATTCAAAAGATATTTTTATATGGTTAATAATATTTCCATTTATAAATGAAATGATATTCAGGGTAATGGTAATAAACATTATAGAAAAAGAAAAATACTTTTGGGTATTCAATATAATACAATCTTTGGTGTTTGTATTTTCGTTGATAAACCTTGATTTTTATAACAAAGATTATTTTTTAACATTTTTATTGGCATTTATAGCAGGATGGGTTTATAAAGAAGATAAAAGTTTTTATAAAATATTCTTTTTGGATATGGCTATTAGTTTTGGAATTTTATTACTAAATTATCTATAAGATTTAGGAGGATTACCATGAATGGATAACTATAATAAAATGGTAATAGTTATTGGGATAAAAATATTTGGTTTTTTAATAGCAGATTTTGGAAAAATCAAAGATAATTTGGGTGGATATTATAAGCAACTATATATTTGGACTTTTCTGGTTATGTTTCAAAAATTAAAATAAAGGATGCTCAGCATCCTTTATTTTTTTATGGTACTCCCTTGTTTGCTTGGGATAATTTCAATTTTTGAATTTATTCTTTCTTTTAATTCACTTACATGGGATATAATTCCAACCATTCTTCCCGAATTGTGCAGCTCAGTTAACACTTCTATTGCGTTGTCTAAAGAATTTGTGTCCAGGCTCCCAAATCCTTCGTCTATAAAGATTGTGTCAAGGGCGACACCGCCAGAATGACTTTGAACAACGTCTGCGAGTCCTAAGGCAAGGGATAAAGCAGCTTTAAAACTTTCTCCGCCGGATAGAGTTTTTATTTCTCTTTTTTTTGCAGTGTAGTTGTCGAAGACCATTATTTCAAGTCCTTCTTTTTTTCTCCCATCTATTACTTTTGAAGCTCTGTAAAGTCTGTATCTGTTTTCTGTTAGTTTTTTTAACCTCTGATTTGCTCTGGATAATATTTCTTCAAAGTAATAAGCAAGTACATATTTGCTCAAACTAATTTTTGAATTATTATTACCCGTGCTTACGTCTTTAATGCTTTTTATGGTTTCGAATTCTTTTTCTTTTTCTGCCGTTTCTTTTTTTATAGTTTCGATGGATTCTATAGTTTTTTTCAAATCTTTTATTTTGTATTCGAGATTTGATTCTTGTTTTATTATTGTTTCTATTTCTTCAGTTAGTTTTTCTATCATTTCTGAAAGAGGTACTTCGTTTATTTTTCTGATATTTTTTGTTGATTTTTCAAGATCATTTAGCAAACTTTTTTTGTTTTGTATGTTTTCTCTGTATTCTTTTATTTCTTTTTCTATATGGGTTATGTTGTCTATTTGTTTTTTAAAAGTTTCATATTCTTCCAAGGTTTGAAATTGCATTTTTTGAATCATGGCTTCAAAATTTTTCTTTTCTTGGGATACTTTTGCAGTTAAATTTTCTATATCTTGTTTCAGAGTTTTTATGGTACCTTTTACAGAGTTTACGGTTTTTGAAGTTTCTTCTGATTCTTTTTTTATTTGATGGTAGTTTTTTTCTGTTTTTTGTATAAAATCGTTGTTTTCTTCTATTGATTTTTTAATTTGTTCTTCAGTTTTGTTTTCAATTTGTTCAGATAAATTTTGTATGTCCTTTTTTAGACTGATTTCCTGTGTTTTTAAACTGTTTATTTGTTTGTTTTGTGTTTCTTTTTGTTCTTCCAGAGTTTTCAGCTGTTCTTTTATTTGTTTGTTTTGTAGTTTTTTATTTTTTATTTCTTGAGATATTTTTGATTTTTTATCAAACTCTTCTTTTTGTTTTTTCAGAGAATCTTCCAAAGAATTAATAATCTCTTCTAAATGAGATTTTATTTCTTTTTTGTCTTTTGGTAACAATTCAAGTTCGCTGCAAATTCTTTTGTATTCAGATATCACAAAAGAAGCGGTTTCGTTGTATTCTTTTGATATTTCTTCGAATTTTTTTTGTGTTTCTGAATTTTGTTTTTCTTGTTTTTGGAGTTTTTTGTTTAATTCTTTGAGTTCTTCTTCAGTTATCATATCCTCGTTTTTCTCTGCCGGTGAAGGGTGGTGTGTAGATCCGCAGACCGGGCAAGGTTCTCCTTCTACCAATTTGGAAGCAAGAAAATAGGATTGAGAATCAATTAGTTTTTGAGTTTTTTCATGATATTCAGATCTTAATTTTTTTAAAATCGCTTCGTTGTTCTCTTTTTCTGTTTTTACCTTTTTGAAATTGGAATATATGTTTTCAAATTCAGTGTATTTTTGCTTTAATAATTTTGTGGAGTTGTATATTTTGTTTAATTCTTTTATTTTATTTTCCAGTATTTCCATGTTTATGTCTTCATTTTTATTTATGAATTCTTCGTTTTTTTCAAATTCTTTTTTGTTTTCAGAGATTTTGGTTTCTATATTTTTTAATTTTTCTTCTTCTTTTTTTATTTCTATCAGTGTTTTTTCGTGGTTTGATTTTGTTTTGTTTAGAGTTTTTATTTTTTCAAATTTTTTATTTAAGTCTTCTACTTCTTTTTTAACCGCCGATATCTTCTGATAATCCCCTTCTATTTTTGGAAGTTTTTTGTTTATTATTTCTTGTTTTTTCAAACTTTCTTCTAAAATTAAGTTTTGTTTTTCATGTTGATTTTGTTTTTCAGATAGTTGTTGTTTGTATTCTTTATATTTTTCTTCGTAAGGTATTATTTTTTCAGCCTTTTTTATCTTTTCAAGCTGTTTTTCTTTGGTTTTTATAGTTTCTTCATTTTTCAACAGATCTTGTAATTCTTTTTGAATCTCTTCTTTTTTATTCAGTAGTTCGTTATCTTTTTTTATTCTTTCAAGATGTGAATTCAATTCTTTTTGTTTTTGCTGTTTTTTTGATTTTTCTTCATTTACCTTGTTTTTTGTTTTTTCATTTTTTTCTATTTCTATAGTTATTTGAGAAATAAGTTCTTCAGTGTTTATGTATTCTGAATTTATTAGTTCCTGGTATTTTTCTGAGTCTATTGAAACTTTTTCTGCGATTGTTTTGGTTTTTAGTTTGAAATCTTTTAATATTTTTTCTAATTCGATGTATTTTTCAACTATTTTGTTTTCGAACTGTTCGTATATGCTTATATCGAATATTTTTTTGAAAATTTCTGCTCTTTCGTCTGAACCGGCCAATATTAATTTTCTGAATTCTCCTTGTGGAATCATCATTATTTGTCTGAATTGATTGTAATCCAAGTTCAAGTATTTTTTTACTATTTCAGTAACTTCATCTGCTCCATATCCCTCGCTTATTAGCTCTTCGTTTTTGTATATTTTTATGTCAGCTGTTGTTCGGTTTTCTGTTAATCCGTCTCCTCTTTTTTTTGCCCTCATATATGTAGGAGTTCTGTTTATTTTTATTTTTTTATCTTTTAGCATAAATTCAAATTCAACAAAAGTATCCGTGTTTTCGTCTGCAAAATCAGACCTTGAATTTGCATTTCCCCTTTCTCCCATAGATCCATTTCCGTATAGGGCAAAACATATAGCATCGAAAATGGTTGTTTTTCCAGCCCCTGTTGGGCCGGTAATTAAGAATAATCTATCGTTTTTTAATTTCTCAAAATCTATTTCCTGTTCTTCTAAAAATGGGCCAAAAGCCTTAAATTTTAGTTTTAAAGGTTTCATCATTTATCACTTCTTTTTGTCAATATTTCGTTGAATATGTTTTCAACAATTTCTTTTTCTTCTTTTTTTATTTGGGTTTGTTTTACCTCTTCATAGAATGATTCAAAAAGTTCAACTGGCGAAATATCTTTTATGTTTTTGTCAGATGTTTTTATATCGTCATTGGTTTTTAAGTTTGGGAAATCTAAAGACAGAACGTTCGGAAACTTTGAACGTAGCTTGTTTATAGCGTCATAAACAGGTTTTTCGTTTTCCAAAATTATTTGTAAGTAATCATCTGTTGATTCTTCTTTCATGATTTCATCGAACAGCCCTTTCATTACTCTCATGTCTCTTTCTGTTTCAAAAGATATTTTTTGAACATCTATATTTCCTTTTTCTTTTATTTTAACTAAGTTCATCCCTTTTTTATTGTTTGATTCGCTGAATGAATATTTTAAGAGAGAACCTGAATAATTTATCTTTTCATTTTTGAATTTTTGTGGTCTGTGAAGATGGCCAAGGGCTACATAATCGAAAATTTCAAAAACAGAAAAATCTACGAATTCACTTCCTCCAATTGAAAGTGGTCTTTCAGATTCACTTTCTTCTCCTCCCATTATGTACTCGTGGGATATTAGAATGTTTCTTTCTTTTTCGTTTATATTTATGTTATCTATGTAATGTTTTAAAGCTTGTGTTTTGTTTTCAAAGTCAATTTCAAAAATATCCCTTGCCTTTTGAAATTCAACATAAGGCAGTAAATAAAAATTTACAGGACCAAAAGAATCGTTAAAAGTAACTTTTTTAATTTCTTTTTTCAATGTTCCTTCGATGTGAAGATCCATTCCAGATAGGATTCCGTTTAAGAATTCCAGCCTTTCCGAGCTGTCGTGGTTTCCAGATATTATGAGAGTTGGTATCTTCATTTCAAGAACTATTTTAGATAGTGTTTTGTTCAAAAGGTTTACAGCTTCTGAAGGAGGTACAGCTCTGTCGTACAAATCTCCAGCTATTATTAAAACATCTGGTTTGTTTTGTTTTAGGTAAGTTATAAAGTTGTTCAAAATATATTTTTGGTCTTCTGTCATATAGTTAGAATAGATTATTTTTCCAAGATGCCAGTCGGCTGTGTGTATAATTTTCATTCTATCCCTCTTTTCTTGAATATTAATTTATATATAAAATATAAGCTTGTCCATCTGTAAAGAACAAATCTCCGTTAAATATTTTTTCTTATTAGTTTGCTTTGAAAACAATTAAAAGGTTATTTAATGTGGTGATTTGACTGATTAATTATCACCCAAAGGAATTGAGTAGTTAAACCCAATTATTATATAGCCAATTAGAGCAGAAATTACTATTATTGATGTAATTACTTTTTCCTTGAAAACAGGTTTTGTGTAATTTATTTCTGGTTTTTTTGACATGAAATATTCAGAAAGACTTATTGCTATAATCAGCCAAATTGCACCAGATAAATATCCCCCCAAAACATCGCTTAAATAATGTACTCCAAGGTAAAGTCTGCTGAATCCTATCAAAATTATTATGGCAAATCCACTGAAAAATATATTTGTTTTACGTTTCCATTTTGAAAAGTTTCTTATTAATAAATAAGTTAAAAATCCATAAAAAGACATTGCAATTGTTGCATGCCCACTTGGAAAAGAAAATGTGTTTTCGATATAAAGAGCAGTGTCAGGTCTTGAGCGGTGTAATATTATTTTTCCCAAAGAAGTGAAAATTTCACTTCCTATAATACTCAATAACAAAGGAGTTATGTAATTTCTTTTATTTTTTATCCATAAAATAGTTATAGTAGAAACTGTGAATATTGTAATTGTTTCCCATTTACCAAGTAAAGTTATCCAAAAAAAGAATTTTGTGAGTGTTGCACTTCTAAAAACTGCTATTAAATTTTCTAATCTTATATCTGCAGTAACAATGCTATCTGAATTTATCACGTCTTCAACTATTCCACCAAACATTCCCAAAGCGTAAATCAAAGCTATTGTTAATAGAGTCAAGGGTAATCCATAAAAATTATTTTTATCAAATCTTCTCTTCAAAAAAGAAAAAAACTTTTTATGTTTTGCAACATATTTTTTTATATTTGGATTATCAACGATGGCTTGTCTTGTTGATTTTAAAAATGATATCAGCAAATCAAGAAAACTTTCTCCTCTATTTGCAGCTACGGTTTTTATTATGTAGAATATAACAAAGATTACAAATATAATGGCTAAGAAAAATCCAGTACGTGTTAACCATATTTTTGCTACATCGATAGATTGTGAGAAAAAATAACCAGGCAAAGTCCAAGATATTCCCCAACCTATTGCTCCTAAAAAGTTCCAAAGCATGAAAGAAGATCTTTTCATTTTAAAAGTTCCCGCTATTAAAGGAGCAATTTCTTTAATACTTGGTATAAATCTTCCAATAAAAACACTCATTGACCCATGTTCATCGAAGAATTTTTGACCTTTTTTAAAATGAGCAGGTTT encodes the following:
- a CDS encoding CPBP family intramembrane glutamic endopeptidase, which codes for MDKKIFLFLIVLFLVIQKIISVIVPYNLFMYVLIGAFFYFLYKSKKYLKMISFSWVEKNRIFKFVFEVILYTVILYLIIFVYQWLLSLNDNLFYFFNFNWDIINNISTLNLQKIEMQIFDKTNIIIKNIDIILSIIYIPIAIIYEEILFRGVIYGFLKKYLKFNTLISIFITSILFSFMHSNSINIIDFLNIFILGMFLNYIYIKKENILYPIMIHFVYNSLILIFLYI
- a CDS encoding CPBP family glutamic-type intramembrane protease, whose translation is MLFKYESVLNLETYNTQINLVLDFILSILIIFIQLIFLELLSRSVIFEELKNKGVKVITSAILVSLIYMTFFIMPSSPVFIISTFFVSLVATYCYSEKGLVSSITFTFLTLIFSLPL
- a CDS encoding CPBP family glutamic-type intramembrane protease, translating into MDIKKNGFEILLYTLSVLLMVFVSNLYVLIPALLIVIISYFIKNKSFKKIMSFNSKRWGKRFLIGLILLVVTIGYFFVQTDNVSEINSKDIFIWLIIFPFINEMIFRVMVINIIEKEKYFWVFNIIQSLVFVFSLINLDFYNKDYFLTFLLAFIAGWVYKEDKSFYKIFFLDMAISFGILLLNYL
- a CDS encoding AAA family ATPase yields the protein MKPLKLKFKAFGPFLEEQEIDFEKLKNDRLFLITGPTGAGKTTIFDAICFALYGNGSMGERGNANSRSDFADENTDTFVEFEFMLKDKKIKINRTPTYMRAKKRGDGLTENRTTADIKIYKNEELISEGYGADEVTEIVKKYLNLDYNQFRQIMMIPQGEFRKLILAGSDERAEIFKKIFDISIYEQFENKIVEKYIELEKILKDFKLKTKTIAEKVSIDSEKYQELINSEYINTEELISQITIEIEKNEKTKNKVNEEKSKKQQKQKELNSHLERIKKDNELLNKKEEIQKELQDLLKNEETIKTKEKQLEKIKKAEKIIPYEEKYKEYKQQLSEKQNQHEKQNLILEESLKKQEIINKKLPKIEGDYQKISAVKKEVEDLNKKFEKIKTLNKTKSNHEKTLIEIKKEEEKLKNIETKISENKKEFEKNEEFINKNEDINMEILENKIKELNKIYNSTKLLKQKYTEFENIYSNFKKVKTEKENNEAILKKLRSEYHEKTQKLIDSQSYFLASKLVEGEPCPVCGSTHHPSPAEKNEDMITEEELKELNKKLQKQEKQNSETQKKFEEISKEYNETASFVISEYKRICSELELLPKDKKEIKSHLEEIINSLEDSLKKQKEEFDKKSKISQEIKNKKLQNKQIKEQLKTLEEQKETQNKQINSLKTQEISLKKDIQNLSEQIENKTEEQIKKSIEENNDFIQKTEKNYHQIKKESEETSKTVNSVKGTIKTLKQDIENLTAKVSQEKKNFEAMIQKMQFQTLEEYETFKKQIDNITHIEKEIKEYRENIQNKKSLLNDLEKSTKNIRKINEVPLSEMIEKLTEEIETIIKQESNLEYKIKDLKKTIESIETIKKETAEKEKEFETIKSIKDVSTGNNNSKISLSKYVLAYYFEEILSRANQRLKKLTENRYRLYRASKVIDGRKKEGLEIMVFDNYTAKKREIKTLSGGESFKAALSLALGLADVVQSHSGGVALDTIFIDEGFGSLDTNSLDNAIEVLTELHNSGRMVGIISHVSELKERINSKIEIIPSKQGSTIKK
- a CDS encoding exonuclease SbcCD subunit D, whose product is MKIIHTADWHLGKIIYSNYMTEDQKYILNNFITYLKQNKPDVLIIAGDLYDRAVPPSEAVNLLNKTLSKIVLEMKIPTLIISGNHDSSERLEFLNGILSGMDLHIEGTLKKEIKKVTFNDSFGPVNFYLLPYVEFQKARDIFEIDFENKTQALKHYIDNININEKERNILISHEYIMGGEESESERPLSIGGSEFVDFSVFEIFDYVALGHLHRPQKFKNEKINYSGSLLKYSFSESNNKKGMNLVKIKEKGNIDVQKISFETERDMRVMKGLFDEIMKEESTDDYLQIILENEKPVYDAINKLRSKFPNVLSLDFPNLKTNDDIKTSDKNIKDISPVELFESFYEEVKQTQIKKEEKEIVENIFNEILTKRSDK
- a CDS encoding bifunctional DedA family/phosphatase PAP2 family protein; the encoded protein is MDYIQSFLNSINDYNTFGYLIALIVALAETAIGIGLLIPGSTILLFMGGMAAEGYFNLFYLIIFAIAGAVLGDNFNYFIGEKYGTKIFEKGFWFVKPAHFKKGQKFFDEHGSMSVFIGRFIPSIKEIAPLIAGTFKMKRSSFMLWNFLGAIGWGISWTLPGYFFSQSIDVAKIWLTRTGFFLAIIFVIFVIFYIIKTVAANRGESFLDLLISFLKSTRQAIVDNPNIKKYVAKHKKFFSFLKRRFDKNNFYGLPLTLLTIALIYALGMFGGIVEDVINSDSIVTADIRLENLIAVFRSATLTKFFFWITLLGKWETITIFTVSTITILWIKNKRNYITPLLLSIIGSEIFTSLGKIILHRSRPDTALYIENTFSFPSGHATIAMSFYGFLTYLLIRNFSKWKRKTNIFFSGFAIIILIGFSRLYLGVHYLSDVLGGYLSGAIWLIIAISLSEYFMSKKPEINYTKPVFKEKVITSIIVISALIGYIIIGFNYSIPLGDN